A single region of the Aeromonas hydrophila subsp. hydrophila ATCC 7966 genome encodes:
- the rluD gene encoding 23S rRNA pseudouridine(1911/1915/1917) synthase RluD codes for MSQHIELTGEFQDHQFGQRLDQALAELFPDYSRTRIKEWILQDRVTLDGQVANTPREKVLAGQKVHVDVELADDTRWDAQNIELNIVYEDEHILVIDKPAGLVVHPGAGTPDGTILNALLHRYPAIAEVPRAGIVHRLDKDTTGLMVVAKTIPAQTHLVEALQARQITREYEAIAIGHMTAGGTVDAPIGRHPTQRTHMAVVPNGRESVTHYRVHEKFRGHTRLRLRLETGRTHQIRVHMAHIKHPLVGDPAYGGRLRLLRNATPELTEALRGFHRQALHATMLKLAHPITGEVMEWHSPTPQDMLDLMEVLRADTLANPDDLVWN; via the coding sequence ATGAGCCAGCATATTGAACTGACAGGCGAATTCCAGGATCACCAATTCGGGCAGCGACTCGACCAGGCCCTGGCCGAATTGTTTCCAGACTACTCCCGCACCCGCATCAAGGAGTGGATTTTACAGGACAGAGTGACCCTGGATGGTCAGGTTGCCAATACCCCGCGCGAGAAAGTGCTGGCCGGGCAGAAGGTACATGTGGATGTCGAGCTGGCGGATGATACCCGTTGGGATGCCCAGAACATCGAGCTCAACATCGTCTATGAAGATGAACACATTCTGGTGATCGACAAGCCGGCCGGTCTGGTGGTTCACCCGGGCGCTGGCACGCCGGATGGCACCATTCTCAACGCCCTGCTGCACCGCTACCCCGCCATCGCCGAGGTGCCCCGCGCCGGTATCGTGCACCGTCTGGATAAAGACACCACGGGTCTGATGGTGGTGGCCAAGACCATCCCGGCCCAGACCCACCTGGTGGAAGCGCTGCAGGCGCGCCAGATCACCCGTGAGTACGAAGCCATCGCCATCGGTCACATGACTGCCGGCGGTACCGTCGATGCCCCCATCGGCCGTCACCCGACCCAGCGTACCCACATGGCCGTGGTGCCCAATGGGCGCGAGTCCGTTACCCACTACCGGGTGCACGAGAAGTTCCGTGGCCACACCCGTCTGCGGCTGCGGCTGGAAACCGGTCGTACTCACCAGATCCGTGTCCACATGGCCCACATCAAGCACCCGCTGGTAGGGGATCCCGCTTATGGTGGCCGTCTGCGCCTGCTGCGCAACGCCACCCCCGAGCTGACCGAGGCCCTGCGTGGCTTCCATCGTCAGGCACTGCACGCCACCATGCTGAAGCTGGCGCACCCCATCACGGGTGAAGTGATGGAATGGCACTCCCCGACGCCGCAAGACATGCTGGACCTGATGGAAGTGCTGAGGGCGGATACCCTGGCCAATCCGGACGATCTGGTCTGGAACTGA
- a CDS encoding outer membrane protein assembly factor BamD, with the protein MGKKSHLLMSLALVATLITGCSSTKPKVPDEPPETLYQKARLKLDAGNYLNAIELLEALDSRYPFGAYSNQVQLDLIYAYYKQDDTAQAIANIDRFIRLNPAHKNIDYVFYMRGLTNMAGDYNFFQDFLGINRDDKDPSYARQAFQDFKTLLQNYPNSVYAADARARMIGLKNRLARYDLSVAEYYVKRDALIAAANRAKLIVETYPDTAETEKALEIMINSYDSLKMPTLAQHAREVLAKNYPDNRLGRG; encoded by the coding sequence ATGGGAAAGAAGTCTCACCTGCTGATGTCGCTCGCCTTGGTCGCTACCTTGATCACAGGCTGTTCCAGCACCAAACCCAAGGTACCGGACGAACCGCCGGAGACCCTGTACCAGAAAGCACGCCTCAAGCTGGATGCCGGTAACTACCTGAATGCTATCGAGTTACTGGAAGCTTTGGACTCGCGCTATCCTTTCGGCGCCTACTCCAACCAGGTTCAGCTCGACCTCATTTACGCCTACTACAAGCAGGATGATACTGCCCAGGCGATCGCCAATATCGACCGTTTTATCCGCCTCAATCCGGCGCATAAAAATATCGACTACGTATTCTACATGCGCGGTCTGACCAACATGGCCGGCGATTACAACTTCTTCCAGGACTTTCTGGGCATCAATCGGGACGACAAAGACCCCTCCTATGCCCGTCAGGCCTTCCAGGATTTCAAGACCCTGTTGCAGAACTATCCCAACAGCGTCTATGCCGCCGATGCCCGTGCCCGCATGATCGGTCTGAAGAACCGGCTTGCCCGTTACGACCTGAGCGTGGCCGAGTACTACGTGAAGCGCGATGCGCTGATCGCCGCCGCCAACCGCGCCAAGCTGATCGTCGAGACCTATCCCGACACGGCCGAAACCGAGAAGGCGCTGGAGATCATGATCAACTCCTACGACAGCCTGAAGATGCCGACCCTGGCCCAGCATGCCCGCGAAGTGCTGGCCAAGAACTACCCGGACAATCGTCTCGGCCGCGGCTGA
- a CDS encoding CoA-disulfide reductase, translating to MRIVIIGGEAAGMSAAAKARRLAKEADIVVYEASEVISFGACGLPYFVGDEFQEPGYMAEFTPEQFAAKGIEVKTGHRVLGLDAAAQTLTVEHKGDIFTDRYDRLMIATGAREVMPPIPGLQQEGVFGLRRMADGLALKAAVQDKANSRALVIGSGFIGLEVVEALVHQGKEVRLIELAERVIPDAFDGEITQHIETELREQGVSLHLGERVEALLGEGRVTGVRTSHGEYEADIVVVCTGVKPNTEFLADTGIERLGNGAIKVDRQGRSSLANVWSAGDCASVWHGVKQQQVYVPLATIANKLGRMVGENLAGAEQEFPGTLGSAALKVLGLEAGRTGLSEQEAKAMGIDYRTVVIKDKCHTNYCPGQSDIHVKLVYEAGSKRLLGGQILGRKGAVHRIDALAVAITMGVTTEQLGMLDFAYAPPFSRTWDVLNVAGNVAK from the coding sequence ATGAGAATCGTGATCATCGGTGGCGAAGCCGCCGGCATGAGTGCGGCGGCCAAGGCGCGCCGGCTGGCCAAAGAGGCCGACATCGTGGTGTATGAGGCGTCCGAGGTGATCTCCTTCGGCGCCTGCGGTCTGCCCTACTTCGTTGGCGACGAGTTTCAGGAGCCCGGCTACATGGCCGAGTTCACCCCGGAGCAGTTCGCCGCCAAGGGGATCGAGGTCAAGACCGGCCACCGGGTGCTGGGCCTGGATGCTGCCGCGCAGACGCTGACAGTGGAACACAAGGGCGACATCTTCACCGATCGTTACGATCGGCTGATGATCGCCACCGGCGCCCGCGAAGTGATGCCCCCCATCCCCGGCCTGCAGCAGGAGGGGGTATTCGGTCTGCGCCGGATGGCCGACGGGTTGGCGCTGAAGGCTGCCGTGCAGGACAAGGCCAACAGCCGTGCCCTGGTGATCGGCTCCGGCTTTATCGGGCTGGAGGTGGTGGAGGCGCTGGTGCATCAGGGTAAAGAAGTGCGTCTGATCGAGCTGGCGGAGCGGGTTATCCCCGACGCGTTTGATGGCGAGATCACCCAGCATATCGAGACCGAACTGCGCGAGCAGGGGGTCTCCCTTCATCTCGGCGAGCGAGTAGAAGCGCTGCTGGGGGAGGGCCGGGTGACCGGCGTGCGTACCAGCCATGGCGAGTACGAGGCCGACATAGTGGTGGTCTGCACCGGGGTCAAACCCAATACCGAGTTCCTGGCTGATACTGGCATCGAGCGGCTCGGCAACGGCGCCATCAAGGTGGACCGGCAGGGGCGCAGCTCGCTGGCCAACGTCTGGTCGGCCGGCGACTGTGCCAGCGTCTGGCATGGCGTGAAGCAGCAGCAGGTCTATGTGCCGCTCGCCACCATCGCCAACAAGCTGGGCCGGATGGTGGGCGAGAACCTGGCGGGGGCCGAGCAGGAGTTCCCGGGCACTCTCGGCTCTGCCGCGCTCAAGGTGCTGGGGCTGGAGGCAGGCCGCACCGGCCTCTCCGAGCAGGAAGCCAAGGCGATGGGCATCGATTACCGCACCGTGGTGATCAAGGACAAGTGCCACACCAACTACTGCCCGGGCCAGTCCGACATTCACGTCAAGCTGGTATACGAGGCGGGCAGCAAGCGGCTGCTGGGGGGCCAGATCCTCGGTCGCAAGGGGGCGGTACACCGCATCGATGCGCTGGCGGTCGCCATCACCATGGGGGTGACCACCGAGCAGCTCGGCATGCTGGACTTTGCCTATGCGCCGCCCTTCTCCCGCACCTGGGATGTGCTCAACGTGGCGGGCAACGTCGCCAAGTAA
- a CDS encoding L-cystine transporter: protein MTLSVIGNLAILVMLLLFLYRLQQTHVSFTRRVFSGLGLGILFGAALQLLYGAGSDVLVQTGDYLDIVGSGYVKLLQMIITPLIMVSIIGAILKLNGGTALGKISAMTIGVLIFTTMIAAGAGILMSNLFGLTAEGLTAGAAETARGAALQTTLGSVESMSFAKMVLEFIPANPFLDMTGARKTSTIAVVIFSIFIGLSATGIARKKPEIFASFGHFMQVAHVIVMRMVTLVLRLTPYGVLALMTKVVSGSNYADILNLLSFVMASYGAIAIMFAVHLLLVSLVGINPARYLKKIMPVLAFAFTSRTSAGSIPMNVQTQTKALGIPEGIANFAASFGSTIGQNGCAGIYPAMLAVMIAPTVGVNPMDPGFIMTLIAIITVSSFGVAGIGGGATFAALIVLSALDFPVALAGLLISIEPLIDMGRTALNVSGSITAGTVTSRLLGETDMAVFNSEHEVCLDGEESTI from the coding sequence ATGACTCTTAGCGTTATAGGTAATCTGGCCATCCTGGTCATGTTGCTGCTGTTTCTCTATCGGTTGCAGCAAACCCACGTCAGCTTCACCCGCCGGGTCTTCTCGGGGCTGGGGCTGGGCATCCTGTTTGGCGCCGCCCTGCAGTTGCTCTACGGTGCCGGCTCCGACGTGCTGGTACAGACCGGCGACTACCTGGACATCGTCGGCAGCGGCTATGTGAAGCTGCTGCAGATGATCATCACGCCGCTCATCATGGTCTCCATCATCGGCGCCATCCTGAAGCTCAACGGCGGCACCGCGCTCGGCAAGATCAGCGCCATGACCATAGGCGTGCTGATCTTCACCACCATGATTGCCGCCGGGGCCGGCATCCTGATGTCCAACCTGTTCGGCCTGACTGCCGAGGGGCTCACCGCCGGCGCCGCCGAGACCGCCCGCGGCGCGGCCCTGCAGACCACCCTCGGCAGCGTCGAGAGCATGTCCTTTGCCAAGATGGTGCTGGAGTTCATCCCGGCCAACCCCTTCCTCGACATGACGGGCGCGCGCAAGACCTCCACCATCGCCGTGGTGATCTTCTCCATCTTCATCGGCCTCTCCGCCACCGGTATCGCCCGCAAGAAGCCGGAGATCTTCGCGAGCTTCGGTCACTTCATGCAGGTTGCCCACGTCATCGTGATGCGGATGGTGACCCTGGTGCTGCGCCTCACCCCCTACGGCGTGCTGGCGCTGATGACCAAGGTGGTGTCCGGCTCCAACTATGCCGATATCCTCAATCTGCTCAGCTTCGTCATGGCTTCCTACGGCGCCATCGCCATCATGTTTGCGGTGCACCTGCTGCTGGTGAGCCTGGTGGGCATCAACCCGGCCCGCTATCTGAAGAAGATCATGCCGGTGCTGGCCTTTGCCTTCACCTCCCGCACCAGTGCGGGCTCCATCCCGATGAACGTGCAGACCCAGACCAAGGCGCTCGGCATTCCCGAGGGGATCGCCAACTTCGCCGCCTCGTTCGGTTCGACCATCGGCCAGAACGGCTGCGCCGGCATCTATCCGGCCATGCTGGCGGTCATGATTGCGCCGACCGTGGGGGTCAACCCCATGGATCCGGGCTTCATCATGACCCTGATCGCCATCATCACCGTCAGCTCCTTCGGGGTGGCCGGCATTGGTGGCGGTGCCACCTTCGCCGCCTTGATCGTGCTCTCCGCGCTGGACTTCCCGGTGGCACTGGCCGGTCTGCTCATATCCATCGAGCCGCTGATCGACATGGGCCGTACCGCCCTCAACGTCTCCGGCTCCATCACCGCCGGTACCGTCACCAGCCGTTTGCTGGGGGAGACCGACATGGCGGTGTTCAACAGCGAGCACGAGGTGTGTCTGGACGGCGAAGAGTCCACCATCTGA